The following proteins are encoded in a genomic region of Sorangiineae bacterium MSr12523:
- a CDS encoding sulfatase-like hydrolase/transferase has protein sequence MNAAWTFARKAALPRIGAILLAWIALLVVEHVAVGFGYRALFVGTWEMGAARNFVSPIALAMLLPGAVLAYLFAELARNSVIDHAARVACGVFAGLASAAVAIGVSGGRHMESLAVRAPFVALLTLLGGVASYLAAPRLVALAARAPRAFAAAGAVGAVLFWAADAFVLPRLYPAFHLGLFVLMLASAAFVARLVWDFWRTGTVVLAFALACALVTPWAAKRLATVDNLRVVLLEHAPLMGRAVLLAAAIAPPAEDLDGGDGPASLDSVTSAKLVTAQTGQVPRALDWTGRDIVLISVDALRADHVGAYGYDRPTTPNIDKLAAGGTLFESAYCPTPHTSYSITSMMTGKYMRPLLLVGLGEDSETWAKLMRQYGHLTAAFYPPAVFFIDASRFTTFEKSGLDFEYRRVEFSTADERADQVGRYLERGAQPSKPLFLWVHLFEPHEPYVMHPEHPFGSPDALTDRDRYDSEVAAADAGIGKILARVREKRPNAVVMLTADHGEEFGEHGGRYHGTTVYDEQVRVPLIVAGAGSPKRVASVVQTIDLLPTTLSALGIPRPARLRGRDLGALIADRPSPEAAAGGLAFVETDHFTLLARGQDRLVCARKAGACTLYDAKSDPHEEHDVGAAHPETVKELRQLTSAIAREHGRLERGEAQGWPEALRRGTQGDVEAAADVAMLLDDVRLDVRRKAAEVLFDLRAPATAPALQRALSTAEDPQVRAGCALALVRLGEPPSHAAEDALKSPLEWKRRAALAFAERGDARGLSELLAWWNESSGEREMKLDFERAKELLAAFAKLRDHNAVLPLVRALGDVRLRPFIADALAAIGEPSARPALLAAFATERYVPTRPHLARALLALGASREEMRAPLLRFAGLPEPMPEALGFAIEAKILDEAHGGWVSPSAKGGAPSPEVALILPTPRQKRAAPLRLLVLLEKEGDTVQGTAEGRPVSSASGEGALRVLELGPEALELPRIHLQLAAPGGIRALWLLPHTEEIEPPPPEPWDAGSVDPADSGQ, from the coding sequence ATGAACGCGGCATGGACCTTTGCCCGAAAGGCGGCGCTGCCTCGCATCGGGGCCATCTTGCTGGCGTGGATCGCGCTCTTGGTCGTCGAGCACGTGGCGGTGGGTTTCGGCTACCGCGCGCTGTTCGTGGGCACGTGGGAGATGGGCGCGGCGCGCAACTTCGTCAGCCCGATTGCGCTTGCCATGCTGCTGCCGGGCGCGGTGCTCGCGTACCTCTTCGCCGAGCTCGCGCGCAACAGCGTCATCGATCACGCCGCGCGCGTGGCTTGCGGCGTGTTCGCCGGGCTGGCCTCGGCGGCGGTGGCCATCGGCGTCTCCGGCGGACGGCACATGGAGAGTCTCGCCGTCCGGGCACCGTTCGTGGCGCTCCTCACGCTTCTCGGGGGCGTTGCGTCGTACCTGGCGGCGCCGCGGCTCGTCGCGCTCGCAGCGCGGGCGCCCCGTGCTTTCGCGGCCGCGGGTGCGGTGGGTGCAGTCCTTTTCTGGGCGGCGGACGCCTTCGTGCTGCCGCGGCTTTATCCGGCGTTCCACCTCGGGCTCTTCGTGCTGATGCTCGCCTCGGCGGCCTTCGTGGCGCGGCTCGTGTGGGATTTCTGGCGGACGGGCACCGTCGTGCTGGCGTTCGCGCTGGCCTGTGCGCTGGTCACGCCCTGGGCGGCGAAGCGGCTCGCGACCGTGGACAATTTGCGCGTGGTGCTGCTGGAGCATGCTCCGCTGATGGGGCGCGCCGTGCTGCTTGCGGCGGCCATTGCGCCGCCGGCCGAGGATCTGGACGGCGGCGATGGCCCGGCGAGCCTCGATAGCGTGACCAGCGCGAAGCTGGTCACGGCGCAAACGGGGCAGGTTCCGCGTGCCCTGGATTGGACCGGGCGCGACATCGTGCTCATCTCCGTGGACGCGCTTCGGGCGGACCACGTGGGCGCCTACGGTTACGATCGGCCGACCACCCCGAACATCGACAAATTGGCCGCGGGGGGCACGCTCTTCGAGTCGGCGTACTGTCCCACACCGCACACGTCGTACTCGATCACGTCGATGATGACGGGCAAGTACATGCGCCCGCTGCTCCTCGTCGGGCTCGGCGAGGATTCGGAAACGTGGGCCAAGTTGATGCGGCAGTACGGGCACCTCACCGCGGCGTTCTATCCGCCGGCCGTGTTCTTCATCGACGCCTCGCGCTTTACGACGTTCGAGAAATCCGGTCTGGACTTCGAGTACCGCCGCGTCGAGTTCTCCACCGCCGACGAACGCGCCGACCAGGTGGGGCGCTACCTCGAGCGCGGCGCGCAGCCTTCAAAGCCGCTCTTTCTGTGGGTGCATCTCTTCGAGCCGCACGAGCCCTACGTGATGCACCCCGAGCACCCATTTGGCTCGCCGGATGCCCTGACGGACCGCGATCGCTACGACAGCGAGGTCGCCGCCGCGGATGCGGGCATCGGGAAAATCTTGGCGCGCGTGCGCGAGAAGCGCCCCAACGCCGTCGTGATGCTCACCGCGGACCACGGGGAGGAATTCGGCGAGCACGGCGGTCGCTACCACGGCACCACCGTGTACGACGAGCAAGTGCGCGTGCCGCTGATCGTGGCCGGTGCGGGCAGCCCGAAACGGGTCGCGTCGGTGGTGCAGACCATCGATCTGCTCCCCACGACCTTGTCGGCGCTGGGGATCCCCCGGCCGGCCCGCCTGCGCGGACGCGATCTGGGCGCTTTGATCGCCGATCGGCCGTCCCCGGAAGCCGCCGCGGGTGGCCTGGCCTTCGTGGAAACCGACCATTTTACCCTGCTGGCGCGCGGTCAGGACCGCCTCGTGTGCGCGCGCAAAGCCGGGGCGTGCACTCTGTACGACGCGAAGAGCGATCCGCACGAGGAGCACGACGTGGGCGCGGCCCACCCGGAGACGGTGAAGGAGCTCCGTCAATTGACGTCGGCCATTGCGCGCGAGCACGGCCGCCTGGAACGCGGGGAGGCGCAAGGTTGGCCCGAGGCGCTTCGCCGCGGAACGCAGGGCGATGTGGAGGCCGCAGCCGATGTGGCCATGCTTCTCGATGACGTGCGGCTCGATGTGCGCCGCAAGGCGGCCGAGGTGCTCTTCGATCTGCGCGCGCCGGCGACGGCACCGGCGCTGCAGCGGGCGCTCTCCACTGCGGAGGATCCCCAGGTTCGCGCGGGTTGCGCGCTGGCGTTGGTCCGGCTGGGCGAACCTCCCTCCCACGCGGCCGAGGATGCGCTCAAGTCGCCCTTGGAGTGGAAGCGCCGGGCGGCGCTGGCCTTCGCGGAGCGGGGCGATGCGCGTGGGCTCTCGGAGCTGCTCGCCTGGTGGAACGAAAGCAGCGGCGAGCGCGAGATGAAGCTCGATTTCGAGCGCGCCAAGGAGTTGCTCGCCGCCTTCGCCAAGCTGCGCGATCACAATGCCGTTTTGCCCTTGGTGCGGGCGCTGGGCGACGTGCGGTTGCGGCCATTCATCGCCGATGCGCTGGCCGCCATCGGGGAGCCTTCGGCCCGGCCGGCCTTGTTGGCGGCGTTCGCCACCGAGCGCTACGTTCCCACGCGCCCGCATTTGGCCCGGGCGCTTCTCGCCCTGGGCGCCTCGCGCGAGGAAATGCGCGCGCCGCTTCTGCGCTTCGCCGGGTTGCCCGAGCCCATGCCCGAGGCCCTGGGGTTTGCCATCGAGGCGAAGATCCTCGACGAAGCCCACGGAGGCTGGGTGTCCCCATCCGCGAAAGGCGGCGCCCCGAGCCCCGAGGTCGCGCTGATCTTGCCGACGCCGCGGCAGAAGCGCGCTGCGCCGTTGCGCTTGCTGGTGCTCCTCGAAAAAGAGGGCGACACCGTCCAGGGCACCGCCGAGGGGCGGCCGGTGTCCTCCGCCTCGGGCGAAGGCGCCCTTCGCGTCCTGGAGCTGGGGCCCGAAGCTCTGGAATTGCCCCGAATCCACCTCCAGCTTGCCGCCCCCGGTGGCATCCGGGCGCTCTGGCTTTTGCCGCATACCGAAGAGATTGAGCCGCCTCCTCCGGAACCATGGGATGCCGGAAGCGTTGACCCCGCGGATTCCGGGCAATAA
- the greA gene encoding transcription elongation factor GreA: MEKNPITPEGYVRLRDELHNLKSVERPKIIQAIATAREHGDLSENAEYHAAREKQSFIEGRVKELEAKLALAEVIDPAKLSGDKVAFGATVKLSNLTTDEEVQYRILGADEADLAQGTISVTSPLARSLLGKEVGDEVKVRMPGGDRTYEILEVSFK; encoded by the coding sequence GTGGAAAAGAACCCGATAACCCCCGAGGGCTATGTAAGGCTGCGTGACGAACTCCATAACCTCAAGAGCGTGGAGCGGCCGAAGATCATCCAGGCCATCGCCACGGCGCGAGAACATGGAGATCTCAGTGAAAACGCGGAGTACCACGCCGCGCGCGAGAAACAGTCGTTCATCGAGGGCCGCGTCAAGGAGCTCGAAGCCAAGCTCGCCCTCGCCGAGGTGATCGATCCCGCCAAGCTGTCCGGCGACAAGGTTGCCTTCGGCGCCACGGTGAAATTGTCGAATCTGACGACCGATGAGGAGGTGCAATACCGCATTCTCGGCGCCGACGAGGCCGATCTCGCCCAGGGCACCATCAGCGTCACGAGTCCGCTGGCGCGCTCCCTTCTTGGAAAAGAGGTGGGGGACGAGGTCAAAGTTCGCATGCCCGGCGGCGACCGCACCTACGAGATCCTGGAAGTCTCGTTTAAGTAA
- the bamD gene encoding outer membrane protein assembly factor BamD, translating into MSRLLQSTFFTLILGATTLGLTGCPVPESKTGLSYAANAERDYNKALDEFKAHNWLQAQALFREVKRKYAYSRYAPLAELRIADADFEQDKLGEAIRGYKQFVHDHRSLTAEVGYARSRIAEAQYNQISDSFLLPASEERDQVATLESYRELKSFLQDYPEAKESPRICDLLEKVTIKLVGHELSVGRFYLAKNNFEATVGRVQYAIRNFGGELACRHTTPDPLQKGEPSELRTEFGLIPEALLLLGETYLKMRKWTEAREAFNTLKKRYPESALVLQADNFLEFMKARGV; encoded by the coding sequence ATGTCGCGTCTCCTCCAATCTACCTTCTTCACCTTAATTCTTGGCGCCACCACCCTCGGCCTCACCGGCTGCCCGGTCCCCGAGTCGAAGACCGGCCTCTCCTACGCCGCCAACGCAGAGCGCGACTACAACAAGGCGCTGGACGAGTTCAAAGCGCACAATTGGCTGCAGGCGCAGGCCCTCTTCCGCGAGGTGAAACGCAAGTACGCCTATTCGCGGTATGCCCCGCTCGCCGAGCTCCGCATCGCCGATGCCGACTTCGAGCAGGACAAGCTGGGGGAGGCCATTCGCGGCTACAAGCAATTCGTGCACGACCACCGCTCGCTCACCGCGGAGGTGGGCTACGCGCGCTCCCGCATCGCCGAGGCGCAGTACAATCAGATCAGCGATTCCTTTCTGCTGCCCGCCAGCGAAGAACGCGATCAGGTCGCCACCCTCGAATCGTATCGCGAGCTCAAAAGCTTCCTTCAGGACTACCCCGAGGCGAAGGAGAGCCCGCGCATTTGCGATTTGCTCGAAAAGGTCACCATCAAGCTGGTCGGCCACGAGCTGAGCGTCGGCCGCTTCTACCTGGCGAAGAACAACTTCGAGGCCACCGTCGGCCGTGTGCAGTACGCCATCCGAAACTTCGGGGGCGAGCTCGCCTGCCGCCACACCACACCCGATCCGCTGCAGAAAGGCGAGCCGAGCGAGCTTCGCACGGAGTTCGGCCTCATCCCGGAAGCGCTGCTCTTGCTCGGCGAGACGTACCTCAAAATGCGAAAATGGACCGAGGCGCGCGAGGCCTTCAACACGCTCAAAAAGCGTTACCCGGAGAGCGCGCTGGTTCTGCAGGCGGACAATTTTCTGGAATTCATGAAGGCTCGAGGAGTCTAA
- a CDS encoding sigma-54 dependent transcriptional regulator yields the protein MSVGGSSGQPLTADSGAPGAKTVLVVDDEKNIRRALELVLAGEGYRVLLAETAGQALRILASPESPVDLAIFDVKLPDMSGLEALERLRRDEATKDLPVVVISGHATVNDAVQAIKLGASDFFEKPLARERVLVSVKNVLDAAQTRRALAEVTRLQSQRYEMIGQSPAMGRLFHDIEKVAPTKASVLITGESGTGKELISRAIHRLSPRTDGPFVKVNCAAIPRELIESELFGHERGAFTGAQARKRGFFEQAHGGTLFLDEIGDMDLVAQAKVLRALQSGEISRVGSEHVMHVDVRVLAATNKDLSKAVERQTFREDLFFRLNVFPIRSPALRERVEDIPLLAEAFMEAFARENGTKKKPIDPEVVKALIARKWPGNVRELKNVVERMAILSGDRVTIADLPEDPHESPFGEEDERDAPGTESPSILPSPPDGDHDEGTLSSPPAPGTYMTLREFREFSERKYIVDTLKLTGWNISRTAVILGVERTNLHKKIRAFSIKRGEG from the coding sequence ATGAGCGTCGGCGGATCATCGGGACAACCACTGACGGCCGATTCGGGGGCCCCCGGAGCCAAGACCGTCCTCGTCGTCGACGACGAGAAAAACATCCGCCGCGCCCTCGAGTTGGTGCTCGCCGGCGAAGGCTACCGCGTGCTCCTGGCCGAAACGGCGGGCCAAGCGCTGCGCATCTTGGCGAGCCCGGAATCGCCGGTGGACTTGGCCATTTTCGACGTGAAGCTGCCCGACATGAGCGGGCTCGAAGCGCTCGAACGCCTCCGCCGCGACGAGGCCACGAAGGACTTGCCGGTGGTGGTCATCAGCGGCCATGCCACGGTGAACGACGCGGTGCAGGCCATCAAGCTGGGTGCGAGCGACTTCTTCGAGAAGCCGCTGGCCCGCGAGCGCGTCCTGGTCAGCGTCAAGAACGTGCTCGACGCGGCGCAAACCCGCCGCGCCTTGGCCGAGGTCACGCGCCTGCAGTCGCAGCGCTACGAGATGATCGGGCAGAGCCCCGCGATGGGTCGTCTGTTCCACGACATCGAGAAGGTGGCGCCGACCAAGGCGAGCGTGCTCATCACGGGCGAAAGCGGGACGGGCAAAGAGCTCATCTCCCGCGCCATCCACCGACTCAGCCCCCGCACCGACGGGCCGTTCGTGAAGGTGAATTGCGCGGCCATCCCGCGCGAACTCATCGAGAGCGAGCTATTCGGCCACGAGCGCGGCGCCTTCACCGGCGCCCAGGCGCGCAAGCGCGGCTTCTTCGAGCAGGCGCACGGCGGGACCTTGTTCCTCGACGAAATTGGCGACATGGACCTGGTCGCGCAGGCCAAGGTGCTCCGCGCGCTGCAGTCGGGTGAAATCTCCCGCGTGGGCAGCGAGCACGTGATGCACGTCGACGTGCGCGTTCTCGCGGCGACGAACAAGGATCTCTCCAAGGCGGTCGAGCGTCAGACCTTCCGCGAGGACCTCTTCTTCCGACTCAACGTGTTCCCCATCCGCAGCCCGGCGCTGCGCGAGCGCGTGGAGGACATTCCGCTCTTGGCCGAGGCGTTCATGGAGGCCTTCGCGCGGGAGAACGGCACGAAGAAAAAGCCGATCGACCCCGAGGTGGTGAAGGCGCTCATCGCACGCAAGTGGCCCGGCAACGTGCGCGAGCTGAAAAACGTGGTCGAGCGCATGGCCATTCTGTCCGGCGACCGCGTCACCATCGCCGATCTACCCGAGGACCCGCACGAGAGCCCCTTCGGCGAGGAGGACGAGCGCGATGCACCGGGCACGGAGAGCCCGTCGATCCTCCCCTCCCCGCCCGACGGCGACCACGACGAAGGCACCCTCTCGAGCCCCCCCGCCCCAGGTACCTACATGACCTTGCGCGAATTCCGCGAGTTCTCCGAGCGCAAGTACATCGTCGACACCTTGAAGCTCACCGGCTGGAACATCTCACGCACCGCGGTCATCCTCGGCGTCGAGCGCACGAACCTCCACAAAAAAATCCGCGCCTTCTCCATCAAGCGCGGCGAGGGCTAA
- a CDS encoding PQQ-binding-like beta-propeller repeat protein, with translation MRAWKRTALAAFGLLAMGAGCATSETANDRVSPEVPLWYRRPANTMSVLLKRSLTATGRTTGEDWERGRTEIDAAHGRIFLGTADRGFYALRAGDGSTIWRFETLGVVQCESLYDPELDLVYFGSHDGALYAVRAFDGSLVWRYFTGAEVARRPVRNGEMLYFANGADQLFAVDRRTGKRKWQAQRTSALGMEIAGYAGPALANGKVYLAYSDGHVVAYDARDGSEKWTPVDLSAEAEQNTSAGEVPRYLDVDTTPVPNEIPGSGNVVYVASYAGGVFALDAETGSRVWVNDQARGVTDLTLFNEPAHAPDPNGPDRDGPTVPARKLLLASSGTTGLWGLDPATGKMVWRNDVPEGGVTAPVQVAGALLVGTTRYGLFLLSPRNGRVIDGFDMGTGVAQTPAAFGNRAYAMTNVGTLLGIQIDPPARVASSSRRAYWSP, from the coding sequence GTGAGAGCTTGGAAACGAACCGCGCTGGCAGCCTTTGGATTGCTGGCGATGGGCGCCGGCTGCGCAACGTCCGAGACCGCCAACGATCGCGTCAGCCCGGAGGTTCCGCTTTGGTACCGCCGCCCGGCCAACACCATGTCCGTGTTGCTCAAACGCTCGCTCACCGCGACCGGGCGCACGACGGGTGAAGACTGGGAACGCGGCCGCACGGAGATCGATGCCGCCCACGGCCGCATCTTCCTGGGCACGGCGGATCGCGGCTTCTACGCGCTGCGCGCCGGAGATGGCAGCACCATCTGGCGCTTCGAGACACTCGGCGTCGTGCAATGCGAGTCGCTGTACGATCCGGAGCTCGACCTCGTGTACTTCGGCTCGCACGACGGTGCGCTTTACGCGGTGCGCGCCTTCGATGGTTCGCTCGTGTGGCGCTATTTCACCGGCGCCGAGGTGGCCCGCCGGCCCGTGCGCAATGGCGAGATGCTCTACTTCGCCAACGGCGCGGACCAGCTCTTCGCGGTCGATCGCCGCACCGGAAAGAGGAAGTGGCAAGCCCAGCGCACGTCGGCGCTCGGCATGGAGATCGCGGGTTACGCGGGTCCGGCGCTCGCGAACGGCAAGGTTTACCTCGCGTACTCGGACGGCCACGTCGTGGCCTATGACGCGCGCGATGGCAGTGAAAAGTGGACGCCCGTCGACCTGTCCGCCGAGGCCGAGCAGAACACGAGCGCGGGCGAGGTGCCGCGTTACCTCGACGTGGACACGACGCCGGTGCCCAACGAGATCCCAGGCTCGGGCAACGTCGTGTACGTGGCGAGCTACGCGGGCGGCGTCTTTGCGCTGGATGCGGAGACGGGCTCGCGCGTCTGGGTGAACGATCAGGCGCGCGGTGTGACGGATCTCACGCTCTTCAACGAACCGGCGCACGCGCCCGATCCCAACGGTCCCGATCGCGACGGTCCCACGGTGCCCGCGCGCAAGCTGCTCCTTGCGTCGAGCGGCACCACGGGCCTCTGGGGACTCGACCCGGCGACCGGAAAAATGGTGTGGCGCAACGACGTGCCCGAGGGCGGCGTTACCGCGCCCGTGCAAGTCGCCGGCGCGCTGCTCGTAGGCACCACGCGCTATGGGCTCTTTCTTCTATCGCCGCGCAACGGCCGCGTGATCGACGGCTTCGACATGGGCACGGGCGTGGCGCAGACACCGGCGGCCTTCGGCAACCGCGCCTATGCCATGACCAACGTCGGCACCTTGCTCGGTATTCAAATCGACCCGCCGGCCCGTGTCGCGTCATCGTCGCGGCGAGCCTACTGGTCTCCGTAA
- a CDS encoding serine/threonine protein kinase gives MGEIPLVGSTIRGWRLVRLLGVGPVSAAYEVYDDKGQHAVLKLCTIPERDAHNLFLRAVYAANRFHHPRVVPILQDGTDESGAPFVIRPWLDAQSLAEVAAERDITEKEVLRMAEQLLDALEMAHAHGLTHGALTPHNLLLTPKGSVRLCDFAMTPSVGIDRPSNRASHAEVRDRVSEMRAGPYTAPERTSWTGGRATEAGDVWSVGACMYFALCKRSPKGERTSQNLLNELPHISKATLAILNHALNPNPDDRYESAYAMLGDVRRAMQGRRPKLSFAEKPIPSGGYRALSVVTGEHVGAALTRIGRPSMTDLDVRAQWRGNAALILAIVALVGVATAVMVHEKLTDPPSDPASSESR, from the coding sequence ATGGGCGAGATACCGCTCGTTGGGAGCACGATCCGGGGGTGGCGTCTGGTTCGGTTGCTCGGCGTTGGCCCGGTCTCCGCAGCCTACGAGGTCTACGACGACAAGGGGCAGCACGCTGTGCTCAAGCTGTGCACCATCCCCGAAAGGGACGCGCACAACCTCTTCCTGCGCGCCGTCTACGCAGCGAATCGCTTTCACCATCCCCGCGTGGTGCCGATCCTGCAAGACGGTACGGACGAGAGCGGTGCGCCGTTCGTGATACGGCCGTGGCTCGATGCACAATCGCTCGCGGAGGTTGCGGCCGAGCGTGACATCACCGAGAAAGAAGTGCTGCGTATGGCGGAGCAGCTGCTCGATGCGCTCGAGATGGCGCACGCGCATGGCCTCACGCACGGCGCGCTCACGCCGCACAACTTGTTGCTCACGCCCAAAGGGTCCGTCCGCCTTTGTGACTTTGCGATGACCCCATCGGTGGGCATCGATCGCCCATCGAACCGCGCGAGCCACGCCGAGGTCCGCGATCGCGTGTCCGAAATGCGCGCGGGCCCGTACACCGCGCCCGAGCGGACGAGCTGGACCGGCGGACGCGCCACCGAGGCAGGCGACGTGTGGTCCGTCGGCGCATGCATGTACTTTGCACTTTGCAAGCGATCGCCCAAGGGCGAGCGGACGTCGCAGAACCTACTGAACGAGCTGCCGCACATCTCCAAAGCGACGCTTGCCATTTTGAACCACGCGCTCAACCCCAATCCGGACGATCGCTACGAGAGCGCCTACGCGATGCTCGGTGACGTGCGCCGCGCCATGCAGGGGCGCCGGCCGAAGCTCTCGTTTGCCGAAAAGCCCATCCCGTCCGGCGGCTACCGCGCCCTGTCGGTGGTCACGGGCGAGCACGTGGGCGCGGCGCTGACGCGCATCGGCCGCCCATCGATGACCGACCTCGACGTCCGCGCCCAATGGCGCGGCAACGCCGCCCTGATTCTCGCCATCGTCGCCCTCGTCGGCGTCGCCACCGCGGTGATGGTCCACGAAAAACTCACCGACCCCCCCTCGGACCCTGCGTCGAGCGAGTCGAGGTAG
- a CDS encoding DEAD/DEAH box helicase encodes MSAAQLSWSDPVERLPGIGPSSAKVLAEQGVTCAGDLVWTLPIAFDDGRHPSSVAEALAGDPASRVCVRGRVKSAGPVFLRGRRGVRVIVEDEEEKKESGGGSGSRGGRGRSKKPTLTAWWFFMAHAVVAAAKVGEFCLLTGRVNPEKRVMAHPDFAMDVPGARTVRARYPRLGISEGAVRKAIAAALEGDAVPDPVPPSIAAREKMPALEPAMRAVHGRGGVLEEPASAEVLACLGERLAWTEALAHVWARLGAEEQGPQGGARPLARDETVLARLRAELGFELTASQERAIAEIGEDLAGTAPMRRLLLGDVGTGKTAVLLAAAAQCVAAGAQVAILAPTGVLAEQYLDAAQPLVRATKGMLALVTAATPATARRRLAERVARGDVHIVVGTHALLSQDLQFARLGLVVVDEQHRLGVAQRLALVGKGKERKERPHLLTVSATPIPRTLALALRGELATSRLEERPMGRPPVTTRTWPRAGMAKIIERLRDRCARGERAFFVSPRIEVDPDDPAGDPSSAAVVRADELAKALAPHTVALVHGGMRPDEKAAAMRAFRRGEASVLVGTTVVEVGLDVPEATIIIIDGAERFGLAQLHQMRGRVGRGAQPGTCVLLHDEPLEGEAKRRLEAICRLSDGADVARADLELRGAGELGGTRQSGVEEELRYLDPTRPPPWLDRIEADARDLFARDPKLEKHPYLARAVRRLGLAMAVREEAG; translated from the coding sequence ATGAGTGCCGCTCAACTCTCCTGGAGCGATCCGGTCGAGAGGCTTCCGGGAATTGGCCCCAGCTCCGCGAAGGTTCTCGCGGAGCAAGGGGTGACGTGTGCTGGCGATCTCGTGTGGACGTTGCCGATCGCGTTCGACGATGGGCGCCATCCTTCGAGCGTCGCGGAGGCGCTGGCGGGCGATCCCGCAAGCCGTGTGTGCGTGCGCGGGCGGGTGAAGTCGGCCGGGCCCGTGTTCTTGCGCGGCCGGCGTGGGGTTCGCGTCATCGTGGAAGATGAAGAAGAAAAGAAAGAATCGGGAGGGGGATCGGGATCGAGAGGGGGGAGAGGAAGAAGCAAGAAGCCGACCCTGACGGCGTGGTGGTTCTTCATGGCGCACGCCGTCGTGGCGGCGGCCAAGGTGGGGGAGTTTTGTCTTCTGACGGGCCGCGTGAACCCGGAAAAGCGCGTGATGGCGCATCCCGACTTCGCGATGGATGTTCCGGGCGCGCGCACCGTGAGGGCGCGCTATCCGCGGTTGGGCATCTCCGAAGGGGCCGTGCGCAAAGCGATCGCCGCGGCGCTGGAGGGCGACGCCGTGCCGGATCCGGTGCCGCCGTCGATCGCGGCGCGTGAGAAGATGCCGGCGCTCGAGCCGGCGATGCGCGCGGTTCATGGGCGAGGGGGCGTGCTCGAGGAGCCGGCTTCGGCGGAGGTTCTCGCGTGCCTGGGGGAGCGCCTGGCATGGACGGAAGCGTTGGCCCACGTGTGGGCGCGTCTTGGTGCGGAGGAGCAAGGGCCGCAAGGTGGCGCGCGGCCGCTGGCGCGCGACGAGACCGTGCTCGCGCGGCTCCGCGCGGAATTGGGCTTCGAGCTGACCGCGTCCCAAGAGCGCGCCATCGCGGAGATCGGCGAGGACTTGGCGGGAACGGCGCCGATGCGGCGGCTGTTGCTCGGTGACGTGGGAACCGGGAAGACGGCGGTGTTGCTGGCGGCGGCCGCGCAATGCGTGGCGGCAGGGGCTCAGGTCGCCATTTTGGCGCCGACCGGGGTGCTCGCAGAGCAGTACCTCGATGCAGCGCAGCCTTTGGTGCGCGCCACCAAGGGCATGCTCGCGCTGGTGACCGCTGCAACGCCCGCCACGGCGCGACGCCGGCTTGCGGAGCGCGTGGCGCGGGGCGATGTGCACATCGTCGTGGGAACGCATGCGCTTTTGTCGCAGGATCTGCAATTTGCGAGGTTGGGCCTCGTCGTGGTGGACGAACAGCACCGTCTCGGGGTTGCCCAGCGCTTGGCCCTCGTGGGCAAAGGCAAGGAGCGCAAGGAGCGGCCGCATTTGCTCACGGTGAGCGCGACGCCCATCCCGCGGACTCTGGCCCTGGCTTTGCGCGGTGAGCTGGCGACATCGCGGCTCGAGGAACGGCCGATGGGGCGCCCGCCGGTGACGACCCGCACGTGGCCGCGCGCCGGGATGGCAAAGATCATCGAGCGGCTGCGCGACCGGTGTGCGCGCGGGGAACGGGCCTTTTTCGTCTCGCCCCGCATCGAGGTCGATCCCGACGATCCCGCGGGCGATCCATCGAGCGCGGCCGTCGTGCGCGCGGACGAGCTGGCGAAGGCGCTTGCGCCGCACACCGTAGCCCTGGTTCATGGAGGGATGCGACCCGACGAGAAAGCGGCGGCGATGCGCGCGTTCCGTCGCGGTGAAGCGTCCGTGTTGGTCGGCACCACCGTCGTGGAGGTGGGGCTCGATGTGCCGGAGGCGACGATCATCATCATCGACGGCGCCGAGCGATTCGGCCTGGCGCAGCTTCATCAGATGCGCGGGCGCGTGGGCCGCGGCGCGCAACCGGGCACGTGCGTTCTCCTGCACGACGAACCGCTCGAGGGCGAGGCCAAGCGCCGGCTGGAGGCCATCTGCCGCCTTTCCGATGGCGCCGATGTCGCGCGGGCCGATCTGGAGCTGCGCGGCGCCGGTGAGCTCGGGGGCACGCGTCAATCGGGGGTGGAAGAGGAGTTGCGCTACTTGGATCCCACGCGGCCGCCTCCGTGGCTCGATCGCATCGAGGCCGATGCGCGCGATCTCTTCGCGCGCGATCCCAAGCTGGAGAAGCACCCGTACTTGGCCCGCGCCGTTCGGCGGCTCGGGCTGGCCATGGCCGTGCGCGAGGAGGCCGGATGA